The region TGCACCTTAGACATTGCTTCTGATCTCAGTGGTGGGATCAACCATTTGCAACTTCACACAGAGGCAAGCATTCCTCTTCCTCTGTTAGGAAAGTTCATGATACCTTAGCGTTGTTCACGCCTCTCCACCTTAGACCCAGGAACTTGGGCAAGGGATTGAGAATAGAAACTGACCCAAAGGGGTTACACAAGGACTTCCAGTCCGaccttaaagcattccactgcttcaCTACAATGACTTTACCCAGGAGGCCACCCCATCCACAGTCACCTCTAGGCCTTGGCTCATCCTGGTGACAGAGATATTAAGCTGTGGTCTGCCTGTCTCAGGAGTTTGGAGTGTGACCACGGAGGCTCTAGAGATGGTGGATTCTCAGGTAAAAGATCCTACATGCTGTGGGAGCACTGGGGAGGGGGTGACTGCCACTGAGAAGGCTTTGGGATAATGACTTTTGAGCTGATCTTAAAGCTTCAGTGGGTGGGATCTcctgggagggtgggaggggcagaggaaTGAGTGAAAAGCAAGAAGCTGTCTTTGAAGCTCTCAAGAACTTGTTCAGAATTCATACTTAGACATGCAGGATCATTGGGGGAAGTGTTATAAAGACTCAAAAGGCTCCCAGCCAAGGGACCCCTCTGACTGAGTACCTTGTGAAAGGGCCAGAACCTTATTTAGTGGGGCTAAGGCTTTCACGCTGGGTTCTGTGGAACCCTGTGTCTCAAGCAGTCTTCAGACCTGTGAatcctttcttcttagaaaaaatactttaaatatttgaaaataaagcaGCTCTTCCCATGTTCAAGTATTTGGGGGTACAAACTGGACTCTCTCAAAACTGtgcagaaacataaaaataaattggttGGATACTGAAACTTCTTGTGTCTATGGTGGCGACCTAACCCCTGCTTTCAAACTGCTggggttttcttgttgttgttttgtttgtatgtttgttttaagatgtatttatttcatgtatgcggttacactgttgctgtcttcagacacaccagaagagggcgttggatcccattatagatggttgtgagccaccatgtggttgctgggaattgaactcaggacctctgaaagatcagtcagggctcttaactactgagccatctctccagttcccaaagTGTTGTTTTATTGATTAGTTTTGTAACAAATGCActcatatagatagatataagaGCTGAATTGTAAAAGAGATTTATAGCAGTTATATACTTGGCTTACccatgttgggggggggggttctgccTAAGAATTCATTTAACTAAATGGTCAACCTACCTTTAAAAATATCAGCATCATAAAGGAACTGTTGCAggatctttattattattattattattattctttagcaGAGATTAATTTGGTTCCACTTTCATTTTATGAAAATCACACTAGGCTGTTTATCGGGTGGATTGAAAAGGGCAGGTCTGGCAGCAGTCTTGCTAATGAGATAGCAAAGCTGGACAAATAATGTCTGGTCccagggatggagaggagagacTGCTGAAAAACAGGAGAGAACCTTCAGTATTCAAAAATCCACTTCCTCCCTGAGCATCAGAGAACCAGGCCATGATCAGTCATGTCCCTCCATCGGCCTTGAACCCTGGTCTGATTAGGTGAAGTTCCCAGCTCCTGTCTTTCCTGCCATAGCCCCTCCTCCCATGGGCTATTTTGGGGGTTGTAAGCCTCATGGGCCCCTTtggggcctggcctggcctcattTTCATTCCCAAGAGCTTTAGTAAAATATTTAACCTAGTGAAGATCATCAGAGACCCTCATCTCTTGGGGTCAGGGGCCTTCACCCAGAGCTATCCTGTCCTCgtctctcccatccctcctgtGTCCTTCCAGAAATAACAGCTTCTTTGGCTACATTCCTATCTTGAGTGCAATAGACAGATTGTTGGTCTAAGTAGGAGCTCCACAGGCAGGCCAGTGGGGCCGAGCTGCTCTCTGTTCATTCTTCCACCCTCATCCCCAAGCCATAGCGATTAGCCTAAATCCCAGAGAGCTGGCAAGACCATGGCTCCCTGCAGCTCAGTACTCCCAAGCTGAGACCCTGGTTGTTCTGACCCAATCCCTAGCCTGGAATGGACTTTCTGATTGGGGTGCACACATAACTTGGATGCTAAGAAACCTGGACAGGCACAAGAGGGTTAGTCTACAAGGGCTCAGCTTCTCTGGGCTCTGTACAGATTTAGTTACCTGTTTTTTCAGACCCACTTGGAGGCTGGACAACCTACCCCTGTAGGTTCCTGAGGCCCACCTCAATTATGTTGTAGCAGAGTGACTTGGATAGGAGACAGAATCCTGTCCTGGGAACCATCATTTTTCAAGGGAAGAGTATCCCACCATAAAACCGCAACAGTATTAGAATACAACGCttcttgtcatttaaaaaaaaagatttatttatttatttattatatgtaagtacacagtaggtGTCTTGAGACACCCCAggaaagagcatcagatctcattatggatggttgtgagccactatgtggttgctgggatttgaactcaggacctttggaagggcagtcagtgctcttaactgctgagccatctctccagccttcagctTGTTGTCATTTCTTCCAAACATGGAAAAGGAGGCTGGGATGTGTCCAGGCAAGTTGTTAAAGTAAAAGATGGAGGCTTCTGGGAGGATCACATCAAGGAAACTTTACGTGGGCAGAGGCCAAACAAGAGGCTTAAGATCTCACCTTGACTTTTTGTGTGAACAATAAATACCCTGACCCTCTCTAACCctctttcctcatctgtgagaGGAAAGTAGACACTCCAGAGGCCAAGGCAATCAAGACACTTTTCTTGCAATGGCCAGGAGTAGGATCTGAGAGTCTGATTAACCCACCCAAAGGAAACTCAACACCAGTCAGGGCTGTGGGACCGAAAGTGAAGAACAAGGCTTTGATTGGCTGCATGGTCTGGAGCCAGATTCAGACCCTGCCTGAAGTGGATGGGAAAAAAATGGGTTCTCTGTCTCTGCAGGAATGATAGAGTTCTGTCCCTAAGGTGCCCAAGTGCTGATGAGGTTGTGAAATGCCCAGCCAAGAACACACtggcgggggctggagagatggctcagagattaagagcactgactgctcttccagaggtcctgagtttaaatcccagcaaccacatggtggctcacaaccatcagaacagctacagtgtactcatacacatatacataaacacacacacacacacacacacacactggcacacaagTGGTCAGAAACTGGCTAAAGTATTGGGCTGAGCTTTGGAAGAGGGATACCATCTTCACCTGCACCATCTTGGTTAAAGTTAAGTGCCAAACATAAGCTGTGGCCAGCTACACAGCTttgtggaaatttttatttttccattcctaTTCTGAGAGGCTCTGAGGCTTTACTGGCCATTATCTACAGGAAACTGCTTAAATTCATTAAAACTAAATCAATTTAGAGAccaggagatggctctgtcagtaaagCGCCAGGCATACAAGCACAAGGAACCTGAGTTTGGCTCTCCAGCAGCTGTATAAAAGCCATGCGTGACCGTGTGGATGATCGAGCTGGTggcttagtgagagaccctgcttcaaaaccaaaaaatacagtggagagtaatagaagacacctgacatccacttctgtgctccacacacaaacatgcactcacacacacatacacccattcACTTTTTTTAAAGCGAGTGAAATTAGAACTCAAATCTTCATCATCACCAGTTACATCTGAAGTCACTACACAACTACAGAGCACAGTTTATAGAGCATTTCCATAAAGTCCTGTCTTCTAGAGCCGCCCAAGTCACAGAGAAGTGCTGCCAATGTGTTCCCTGAACATTCATACTCTGATTTTCCAGAGATTAGGAAGGGTCCAGTAGCTGTCCTCGGCGGCATGCTCCTCTCCCCGTCCTCTAAAGGATACCAGGAATATCTGCATGGATGAGCCAGAAGCTCTTTGGGGACAGAACTCAAACCTATCTTGCTTCCTAACATCCCCAGCTTAGCATCACTCAGTGCTGCCAATCAACTGGAGCCTAGCAGTAGGTTGAATACATCATCCACAAGATTATCATGAACAAGCAGAATGTTAGGTCCACTTAAAGGTCTTGCCTTCTACTTGAGACCCTCTCTTCTTACCTATAAACTAGGGACCATGATGGTAGGACTGTCCCATTCACAGAGAAGTGGTGTCCATGAGTTTCCTGCACACCCATATTCTGATAATCCCCAGAAATCAATCAGGGTCCAGCTGCTGTTCGTGGTGGCACACTGTCCGTGGTGGCATGCTCCTCATCCTATCCTATGTGTTGGTCCATTTTGGGTTACTGTATCAAAGTTCCACACACTGGGCTATTTATACCGTAAACAATACAGATGTCTTTCTTGCAAGCTGGGGAGGTTGGGTGTCCAAAATTAAGGTGCCAAAAGAGTGGGGTCCTCTTCCTCACTTAAAGGTGGCAGTTTCCCACTGTATCTTCACATGGCGGGAATACTCAAAGCAAACTCTGTTATCTTTTTTTCTAAGCTCTAACCACTCTCAAAGGCCATACCCTTAAATGCTATCTCATTCAGGATCAGATTTCGACAtgagatttgggggaggggatacaTTCAGATTTATCAGCTGAGAAGCATTGCTAAGACCCTCTTTCAAGGGGCTCCTTTGAAATCCAGGCCCCTACCTGTCCCTCTCGGCTTGTCTATACTCtctctgctctggcctctgtTCACCTTTGTGACAGCTTCTGGTTTGCATTCGTCAATCCTTGTGGCCTCTTCCTTCAAGGCCTCCTCTCCCTTAATGCCTTCTCCTGGAGGCCAGTCACTGAGACCTTGCCTCCACTTTGTCACTGATGCCTACCCCTTAGTTCTGTTTGCTTGTCTTCTCCCCCATCCTCTGATGAGCTCCGAGGACAGGAGTCGTATCTTCCAACCAGAACCCTTCCTCAGCAGAGCTGGGTGAGGGCAAACTCCATAGAGGAACCAACTGAAGCGGCATCCCAGAGCAAGAGCATGAGATAACCAGACAGAGGGTATAGGGTATTTCCTGTACACCATAAGCCAAGGGAGCATCACACTCCAGAGTCAAAGGACAAGGGCAGTGTGCAAAAACGTGAGCAAAACGAGGTTGCGCAAAGctggggaagaggaagcagagggtagaaaggaaagagaggtcTGTTGCAAAGGATTTCTTGTTCTGTAGGAAAGGCTGTCTGCTTGACTCTGCACAAGAGATGAGCTGTGATCCCATCTGCACTTTAGACAGATCCCTCTGACAATTTGAAGAGGATGATAGGGCACTGGActgtggaagagaagagagaagtgggTAGATTCCAAGCATGGGTGGCTTAGACCGTGAGTCGGTGAGGAAGCGAATGGGAAGGCAGCGGGAGTGAAGGTTTACCTCCTGGCTTCAGTTGTCTGATCACGAAGTGGTGATCTGGATGAGTAGGTGTGGAACTGGACACAAGgtgaggaaagggggaagaggctggctttgggggtgagggtgagggatTCTGCCCCAGGCACTGTAAGTTGGAGTGTAAGATGGAGTGACTGGGGCAGTTAGATATGTGAGTCTGCAGCTCAGGAAACAGACCCAGGTTGgcgatatttttttcttatataattacTGTGTTTCTGGGCACTAATTTCTTCCTGAGGGCATGCAGCTCTTCTCTCATAATGGAAACCATTTGGGAGTCATCTTAGTGTGGCCATACTTTGGCTTACATACATTGTACTAATTTTTCGCTGAGGTCCAGATGGCCAACAATATCACAAGCTCCCCGAGGGCATGCCCCTCCCTCCTATCACACTCCGACACAGGGAGCCAGTCTCCAGTAGGGTCCAGCCCAGAGTCTGCCTCTGCCCGAGCCGAGCCTCGGTCTTCCCCACATCCCAGGGTCCAGGAGGCGCTTGCATGGGTGCACCTGGCTCAGGATGAGATTGAGTGACAGCCTGTTTTACTGTCCCTCCCTCCTACAGCCAAAGCCTCAGAATGCGGTCACCATCGCGGTGTCCTCCAGAGCTCTGTTCCGAATGGATGAGGAACAGAGGATCTACACGGAGCAGGGCGTCGAGGAGTATGTGCGATACCAGCTGGAGCACGAGAATGAACCCTTCAGCCCCGGGCCCGCCTTCCCCTTTGTGAAGGTGAGGGAGTAGTTCGTgaaaccacccccccccacacacacacaatgcctttGTCAGAAGCTCTGCCTGGCAGAGGCAATCGCATGACTAGAGGACTGAGCCTTTGGGGAAAGAGGCCACCTTCCTTGGGACTGATGGAGCCCCAGGATGGGTAACCCGTTTGAAGAACTATCTCCCTCCATCTACCTTTAACAAGGTCCCACTCGATGGTGGGAAATAGCATTAGCAGGTGGTGGAGTGTATAGATCTCtagcctcccctctccttcctcactgCACCCCTGATCACCGACTCCACTCATCAATACAAACTGGAGTTTGCTGTGTCCCTTCCAGGCCCTGGAGGCTGTGAACAAGCGACTTCGGGAGTTGTACCCTGATAGCGAAGATATCTTTGACATTGTCCTCATGACCAACAACCATGCTCAGGTGGGAGTTCGTCTCATCAACAGTATCAACCATTATGGTAAGCGTGGGGCAGGTGAGCATGGGACACCCTACCACACATATTCCCAAGGGGAAGCCACACTGCTTCAGGGTCAGGCTGGGTCGGGCTATCCTGGCTGCCATCCTGAACCTAGCATTGTGCTGCTCACCTGGCACTGTATTCCATTATGTTGTAATTTTAATCCCGGTCTTTTAAAACTAACAAGGCTGGGGCTGTAGTCCAactgatagagtgcttgcctggcaggcagaaagccctgggttcagtctccaacACTTCATAAAAACTAGCTATGTTAGTATAGTAGTACATGTATGTAATACCTCCActgggaagatgaggcaggaattCAAAGTCTTTctatgctacatagtgagttcaaggccagcctgaaatacATGGGATGTGGCttaattggtagagtgcttgcctggcatgtatgaagccctgggttggtTCCCCAGcactaaattaaaaaacaaatagaaaaacgGCATGGTGGTATaaaatctgtaatcccagaaccgtggaggaggcagaggactcCGTAGTCTAAGCACAGGTTTAGATACatgtgatcctgtctcaaaatagatacagatgtacatgcatgcatacatacatatatacatacatcatacatacatacatacatcatacacacatgcatgcatacatgtatacatgcatacatacatacatcgtacatacatgcatacatacatacatacatacatgagtgtAATGCTGTGTGTTGtgacacacagctttaatccaaGCCCTCCAGAGCCAGAGGTAGGTGgatatttgagttcaaggccagcttgccttaaaaagtgagttccgggatagtcaaggactacacaaagagaaaccttgtctagaaaaacaaacaccaacaaaaacctgtaaaaataaaacaaaccagacTGATTTGAAATGCTGCCAGTGTTGGGGGATGCCGTCTCTGGCCGATTTCCGGCCACCCATGGTTGATCAACATAACCGGCTCATAAAATTCCTAAACATGTAATAACTGGCTCTTAAAAACCGGCACAAGCCAGCTGCAGCCCTCCCTCACTGGACAGGCTCCACTCCCTGTATAACTGGGAAAGGTGTTTactgcctctctgcctcagtttctctacctGTAGGAGACTAACAAGCTTCACAAGGCTAACAGGAGAGTCAGGGGCAGTTTAGAATAAAAGGGTGCTTCTCTTTTTAGTCCAGTTATGAATGAAAGCACTGAATCCCTCAGAGCAAGTTTCCAGTGAAGGGAATACATTCTTGTTTCCAGGACGACTTAGAACCacagagcagaaaggaaaatTGGACCTAGAAAGGCCGGAATCCAGGTCTTGGCGATCTCTCTCGGGCTTGTGTTTTCCCTGGGCCTCATGGGCTGTTGTCCTTCTTTAGAAAGCTTCATCCTTTGCTGTTGTCTGTAACTGAGTTCTCAGAAATCCGAATAGTTCCaggccctcttttggcttccacgGGGACCAGGCATGCACACGGTGCAGAGAGACACGTGCAGGGAAAACTCCCAAACACAGAATgttttttaaaggggggaaaccgtggactggagagatggctcagcagttaagagcactggctgctctttcagaggatccgtGTCCacccaggttcacttcccagGACCCCactgtcagctcacaactgtgtgtaactccagtttcagggaatctgatgccgtcacacagacatatatgcatgcaaaacaccaacgcacataaaataaaagtaatgaagtcactttttaaaaaaaacgaGGAGAAACCACCAACACCAATCCACCCAGGTTTACAAGATCTCACTTCAAGCAGCCAACAACCCAGTTACGtgttcattttaatttacttaatttctATGCAGGACCCTACTGTGTAGTTCCtgaggccaggctagcctcagacttgagAGCCACTCGCCATAACCGTCCCAGCGTTGGGCTTTCAGAcactgcaggcatgcaccaccctttgctcctgcctcctcctctgtgctgggattaaaagcatgtgccgggggctggtgagatggctcattgggtaagagcactgactgctcttccgaaggtcctgagctcaaatcccagcaaccacatggtggcacaatcacccgtaatgagatctgacgccctcttctggtgtacttatttataataaaaaaaagatctaaaaaaaaaaaaaaaaaaaaaaaaaagcatgtgccaATATACTTGGCTTCACTACCTTTGTAAAAACCAAAAATCTAACTTGTGAgcatatgtctgtgtctgtgtgtgtaagccagCGTTGTACGGGCCCTTTGAAGGTCAGGAGAAGCATcaaatcccttggagctagagttacagatagttatgggttgctatgtaggtgctgagaactgacctTGGGTCCTTGGATGCTTTTAACCACCTCGCCACCTCGCCAGCTCCTATTCATTACTTTAAACacgtatttctttattttgagttCTGGGAATGAAACCAGGGTCTCCGTAGACTGGGTTCAATCACTGAACTACACCACTCCTTAGTCTCCAGCTGGCATCTTATAGCACTGATTTCAAGTCGCTGACCATGAGGGTGATGTCAACAATATTTAACcacctgggggtggggataggtGCTGAccaatgagaagaggcagggCGCCATGCTTGACTGGGGCCTGGAGCACCACTGTGGGGTCAGATATTAACCCTTTCTGGTGTCAGCTGTGAGGGGAACGGCAGTCCTGCTTGAGGGACTTATGTAGTGATGGTAAATGAATGGCCTGAGGATAGCAGCCACCTGTCAGCCAGCAACTAATGCACAGCTTTTGCAGATTTGGGAGAAAGCTACCCAGGTTGGACTCTGATTGGCTCAGCTGGGTCCAGAGTCTGCCCCCGTCCAATCAGTATGACCAGGAAGACAGGGTCTCCAGTCCATCTTTTGAGGTTGTATGATTCCCTGACTAGGTGGAGAAGCTATGAGACAGGCGTTTTCTCCCACTACGTGGTCATCTTATTCCCTTGAAGGATGGAGATGGGGGATGCTAGGCTCAAACAGAGGTTCACTGCTGTCTCACCAGTCAGTTCAAGCACACAGAGACCATTATGGGCCATGAAGTTTGACCCTGGCCTCATCAGGGACTCTCTATCTCCACAGACCTGTTCATTGAGCGATTCTGCATGACAGGTGGGAATAGCCCCATCTGCTACCTCAAGGCCTACCACACCAACCTCTACTTGTCAGCCGATGCAGACAAAGTGCGAGAAGCCATCGATGAGGGTAAGTCAGAATGAGGCGGGAGAACATGGGTGGGGAGAACACCTCCCCACATATAAAGGGGTCCCACTGGTGAGAAGCCTGCTGCCTGGAGCTCTGAACAGGCACTGGGGTTGCCAAGGTAACTGCAAGGGAAAATATCCTAGGATCTGTCTTGTAAAGTGAAAACAAAACCCTACCTAATCCTCTTGCCCTTCTCCTGCCCTACAGTGCATATTCATCAGCATCACCTAGCCTCTGTTTCCATGGGAACTTCCCTTCCAGCCCAGAAAGCTACTGCTGCCTAAGATCCCTCTGGGCTGGTGGGAGCCGGGGTTCCTGTGTGGCCGGGAAGTTTCTACTCATCACTGGGCCAATAAGACAGAGGTAGCCCAGCCTGAGAGGTAAACTTCCAAAACCAGTCATTTCCCAGAGCAGGGCTGGCCAGTGCTAAGGTGAGATTAGAGGACTCTGTTACAAGTACTGATAATGAGAAGTCCATTCCATGTGCCCCGTTCAAGGGGCAGTTTGGGGGTGACAGCCATAGTCCCAGTCCTCCCAATAGGAGCCACAGACAAGAAAGAACTGGCTGCCCATTTATTTGTCGGGATGTGTTCTCAGGCTGAATGCTCAGGGTTCCTGTCAACTGCCCTCCATGTTGCCCCTTTGTCTGTGAGGCCTTGTTTAAACCAGGACCCAGAAGGCATCCCCCTAGACACATCAAACCCTTTGACTGAGATCTGGCGACTAGCTAACATATAGGTGTGCTTCTGCGCATCTGGAACTTGACCTTGGGTCTAGGGACAGGAGAGTGGTTAGGTGGATGTCCTGCTCAGAGTAGTGGGGCTCAGGTCATCTTGGCATTGGGTTGATGGAGCTGGGAAGGTATGTAGCCTGATACTCAGGACCTGGTCCTTCCCTGGACATCCTTAGGTCAGTGAACCTGCTGTGAGACCTGTACCGCTAACACTTCCTAGAGCTCTGCAGAAGTCTACATCTGTGACCCTAGATTCCTACTGGGGAGCAGGATAGACGTGGCTTTGAGCAAGATGAAGACCATTGAGGGGATTCAGCTGACGGTAGCCTGGAACCTTGGTCCCTGGTGGGGCATCCTTGCATGCCAGAGGAGCCCCGATTACAGAAAGTATATATTCATTACCACATGTAGCTTATGCAGCCTCCCAGGACCAAGCACAGTATCTCACAGCCTGAACCACAGTGGCTTCAATGCACCTGTGTACTTGGGAGCTGTAGACAGGGTGTCCATGTCCGTCCACCCCTACTGCAGTCTGAGAGCTTATCTTCATACAGACCTGAAAGAACCTGAATTTTACCTCGGTATGGAGGAGCTGTGTAATTTGGAGTCAATTGTGACGGAGTGACCATACCTCGAGGCTGGCTTCCCTATCTATTCTCCAGACAGAACAGTGGCATAGCAGTCCTGTGCTTCCAGGCAAGACTGGTGTTTAGATGTCCACACCAGATGTCTTCCGTGTTATTCAAATACCCTCATGTTAGCTGATAAACAGCTCCTCGGTGTCCATCCCAAGGACACCTCTAGAGCTCTCCACACAGATGATATTAATGACACTGATAGGGACCCTCACAGTGCTGCCTCAGAGCGATCGCCGATGCCTGTTGCAGCCAGTCTCCGCGCACTACCTACTTTAAAATGCTTTCAGTGAGTCCTTGATCGGCTTGCTGTTAGTCCTGCTGGGACAAGAATCAAATGGGATACCTTCTTGCCAAGGCTCAGACTATGTTCACCTCTCTCCACCCAGGGATTGCAGCTGCCACCATCTTCAGCCCCAGCAGGGATGTGGTTGTGTCCCAGAGTCAACTTCGCGTGGCCTTCGATGGGGATGCAGTACTCTTCTCCGATGAGTCAGAGCGCATCGTCAAGGCCCATGGGCTGGACAGATTCTTTGAGCATGAGAAGGCCCATGAGAATAAACCTTTGGCGCAGGTGCTACACATTTCCAGAACCCCTGAGTAACTCCTCATTCCCCGGAACCTGAACTGGCCTGAATCCTGGGCCAAACCCAGGCTAAGTTCACACACCCACCAGGTCCTCTTACTAAGAGCCAAGccttctctctctttggtttgAAAAGAGTaagtgtaaccctggctgtcctagaatttgctttgtagaccaggctggccttaaactcagagattcacctccctctgcctcctgagttctaaaCCTCACCTCTCTCACTTGGCTCCTTGCTCCTTTCATTGAGATGTCACCCCTTCACTAAGCCCCACCTCCTCAGTCAAGTGCCTTTCTCCACCTCTTGGGGTCTCCAGCGTCTTGCCAAGCACTTCCCTGCagcctctcctgtctccctgctgTTTCTCTCCAAACCCCTGTCTAAGGTCTCCATCACCTCTCAGAAGTACCCACACCCCATTCTGAGACTTGAGCCCTCTCAAAAGTTCCCACTCCTcctcaaaaatcacacacacacacacacacacacacacacacacacacacaccacacgcgcGCACCTACTTTTTAACCCACTGTCCTTTCCCTGTGACCTTCAGCTCCTCTCTTGGGATACCCTTCTGAGTAAGGCCCCATTCTGCCAGAGGCTCCTGTTTCCTTCACTGGGAGACAAGAAGAACTCCCTATTGCACCCTCATAGGGACCCGGGGCCACCTCTTGTCATGCCATATGTGGCTCAGGGAACCTCACTGGCTCTTCCACTTCTAAATGCCTCTCTGAGAACAGATCGTGTCTTGGAGCTTGGTAGAAATTCCCTGTGGGTGGAGCTATGGGATTCCCCTCTGCTGGGAACTCCAATTTGAGCTTTTATAGAAATCTAGTTGCATACCGGGAGCAGGACACTTTCCCACTAAGTGGTTAACAGAGACCCAGAAGAGCACAGCTTACTCCAGGTTACCTAGCTAGGAAAATCCCTACCACTCGCAACCTACTTCCCTGGCTTCCAATTGCTTTGAGAATGAGCTACATTTGGCACCAAGAAGTCCTCTCTTCACATATCCTCAGCAATTTCATGGTTGTGGGCACTCTCCCTGACCCCAGAGCTTGAGCCCAACACCCTGAGCCACGTATGTGTATGTCCACAGGCAGGCTCAAATTCAGTAGCTACACACTGGCCCATCTGGCCCAGATGTTCACAGATAATAGAGTCTGTTCTGATTGGCAGGTGCCCAAGCCATCATTACAAGCTCATTC is a window of Mus caroli chromosome 4, CAROLI_EIJ_v1.1, whole genome shotgun sequence DNA encoding:
- the Nt5c1a gene encoding cytosolic 5'-nucleotidase 1A isoform X2, coding for MVDSQPKPQNAVTIAVSSRALFRMDEEQRIYTEQGVEEYVRYQLEHENEPFSPGPAFPFVKALEAVNKRLRELYPDSEDIFDIVLMTNNHAQVGVRLINSINHYDLFIERFCMTGGNSPICYLKAYHTNLYLSADADKVREAIDEGIAAATIFSPSRDVVVSQSQLRVAFDGDAVLFSDESERIVKAHGLDRFFEHEKAHENKPLAQGPLKGFLEALGRLQKKFYSKGLRLECPIRTYLVTARSAASSGARALKTLRSWGLETDEALFLAGAPKGPLLEKIRPHIFFDDQMFHVAGAQEMGTVAAHVPYGVAQNPRRAAAAKQSLGAQ
- the Nt5c1a gene encoding cytosolic 5'-nucleotidase 1A isoform X1, translating into MEPGQPREAREPGPGAETAAVPRWEEAKTFYDSLSSKKKPKSPKPQNAVTIAVSSRALFRMDEEQRIYTEQGVEEYVRYQLEHENEPFSPGPAFPFVKALEAVNKRLRELYPDSEDIFDIVLMTNNHAQVGVRLINSINHYDLFIERFCMTGGNSPICYLKAYHTNLYLSADADKVREAIDEGIAAATIFSPSRDVVVSQSQLRVAFDGDAVLFSDESERIVKAHGLDRFFEHEKAHENKPLAQGPLKGFLEALGRLQKKFYSKGLRLECPIRTYLVTARSAASSGARALKTLRSWGLETDEALFLAGAPKGPLLEKIRPHIFFDDQMFHVAGAQEMGTVAAHVPYGVAQNPRRAAAAKQSLGAQ